The following nucleotide sequence is from Myxococcales bacterium.
GCTCCTCGCTCGGCATGCCGAAGGCCCAGTCTTTCAGCCCCAGTTTCTCCACGATGGGTTGAAAGTCGATCACCCACTCGTGCTCGCTCGAGACGGGAATTTCCAGGCCATCCGTGACGGCGCTCATGACCTTGTCGTTCACGGGATCGTTCGAGTCCGCGCTGAACCACGAGTGGATGTGGAAGTCGGCGCACATCCAGCCGGTCGAGTCCACGCTGTGCTCGAGATCGGCCACCACCTCGGCGGTCTGCCCCGCCGCCACGTTGACGGTCGTATCCAGGAGCTCCCACTCCCAGCCGCGCGTGACGACGACGCGATGTTCACCGGGCGGCACCCGCAGGGTCGCTTCGCCGCTGATGGCGCGTTCCACGAGCAAGCGCCCGTTCGCTTCCCCTTCGACGCCGAACGCGGGCGGCGCACCGGCCACGGCCACCTTGGGGATGATCTGCACCCGCACCGGCAGCGCCTTGCCGCTGGTCTTGTCCTTGGCGGTGACGTGGATGGTGCCATGCGGCGCCAACGTCAGATCTTGACTGCTCGCATCCCCCGCGACGCTGACCTCTTTGGTCAGCGCATACCCCGTCTTCTGCGCGACGAGCTTCACCGCCAGCCCCGGATCGGTGTGCAGCGTGTATTTGCCGCTCGCGTCGCTGCGGGTGCGGCTCACGTACGCGCCCGCGTCGTCGAGCGCGTGCACGTAAGCCCCCTCGACCGGAGAGCCGTCGCCATCTTTGACGACGCCCGTCAGGCTGCGACTCGGCAGGCCATCGGCGACGCGCACGGCTTCGCGCGCCCCGTCCAGATCCGGTCCGCCGGGGATGACCTCGGCGTAGTCGTGCCAGGTAGACTTGCAGGCTTCCGCGACGAAACCGGGGCCCAGCGAGTAAACGAAGCCCTTGATGTCGGCGCCGATCTCCAGCTTCGTGCTGCCCGGCACGCGCCACGCAAAGGACGAGAAGTCCGTGACGAACCCTGCGAACGCGACCTTGCCGCCGCCGGACTCGAAGCCTCGCTCCGCGGTGACGAACTGATTCAGGTTGCTCTGGAAGAACCCGTGCATCTCGTCGGAGAACTTCTCGGTGGAGGTGGCGATGGGCTCTTCGGTCGGGTTCTTCATGCCGATGCGGATCAAGAGCTTGTCGCTGCCCGGCTCGAGCACGTACTCGTAGGCGGCCATCTGGTCGTAGCGACGAGGGAAGAGCGCGCCCAGCGAGCCGTCCAGGAACGGGATGGGCTTCAGCTGCCCCGCGACGCGCACGATGGCGGCTTTGCCATCCGAGCCGTCGTTGATGACACTCACGCTGTCCGGGTCGACCATGGACGTGCTGAGCGCCATCAGCGTCTCGACGTAATACGAGTTGCCGACTGGCCGCCCGTCGTCGCCCACGCGGTCGATGGCCAGCAGCTCGCCGCCGAAGCGCGCGTACCCGTCCGACAGTCCCTTGTCCTCGACGTAAGCGGAGATGCGCTCGTTCGCGAGCACGAAGTCCCCCACACGAACCCGCTGGCGCCCGTGAGCCGGCTGAACGACCTGCGCCTCGCTGGTGATGCGGCCGGCGCGTGCTTGTGAAGCGGCCTTGGCCCCGAAGGGATCGGCGTGACCGGTCGGGTCGCCGGCGGTGAAACCTTCGCCTTCCTTCGGGCAAGCCTCGGGTTTCTTGCCTCCACCGCCGCCGCCGCCATCCGAGCCGCAGGCGACGGCGAGAAGGGGGGCCAGGCCAAGGAGCGCGAGGGGGGCGGGGGGCGAGATTGCGGGGGCGCATCGGGGGGAGGATAGCAGGTGGATTCGAGCTGGCCGTTGAGGGAGGTCAACCTCGTGGCACATTCGAACGCGGTGGACCGCGGGGCAATCGGTAAACCTGGCGGCTCCCCGGGAAAGGATGCTGCGCTCGTGGAAGGTTTGAGCGACATTGTCGCGGCGGCCTGTCGCGGAGTCGACGGACTCCAGGCCGCGATCGTGTTCGGTAGCGCGCTCACCAGCGACACGCCGGGCGACGTGATCCGGCGCTGGTCTGGCGCGAGGCGCTGACCGCAGGGGAGCAGCTGGAGGCTCGCCAACGCGATCGCGGGAGGGAATTCCCGGGTGGTCGGGCGCAGGATCGCGAAGCGGGTCGAACGTCAGCGCGTGCCGGGGCATCAGTAGACCTGGCGGTTCTGCCCGGATTCGGATAGCCCTCTGCCCGCGAAATGAAGCTGCTGCTCGAAGACGGAACCGAGCTCGAGGGCTCGTCCTTTGGCGCGGACCGCGCCGTCGCTGGCGAGGTCGTGTTCTCCACCGCGATGACTGGCTACGTCGAGACGCTCACCGATCCGAGCTTCCGCGGGCAGATCTTGCTGCTCACGTACCCGCTTCAGGGCAACTACGGCGTCCCCGCGCCCCGCGCTGCCGACTCCCTCGAACGCCCGTTCGAGTCGTCGCACATCCAGGTCCAAGGCCTCGTCGTGCAGAGCTACGTCTCGACGCCGAGCCACGCCACCGCCGCGCGCTCCTTGGGCCAGTGGTTGGTCGACGAGGACGTGCCCGGCATCACCGGCATCGATACGCGCGCGCTGACCCAGAAGCTGCGCGAGCACGGCACGCTCAAAGGTTGGCTGCTGCCGAATGGCGCGACCCAAGACCACGCCCATGCCATCGACATGCAGGCCGATCTCTTCCGCCTGGTCGCGCCCAAGGAGCCGATCCGCTACGCCGGCCCCGCAGACGGGCCAGAGGTTCTCCTCATCGACGTAGGCGCCAAGGACAACATCGTGCGCTCGCTGCTCGAGCACGGCGCGAGCGTCACGCGGGCGCCGTGGCACGCCGACCTCGCGAAGCTTGCCCAACGCGCCGATGGCGTTCTGCTCGGCAACGGCCCCGGAGATCCCAAACACCTCGGCTCCCTCATCGAACAGGTGCGCGCTCTGCTCGCGCGCGGCAACCTCCCGATCTTCGGAGTGTGTCTGGGCAATCAGATCCTCGCGCTCGCAGCGGGCGGGGACACGTACAAGCTGCCGTACGGTCATCGCGGCGTGAACCAATCCGTCCAAGATCTCGGTTCGCGTCGCTGTTTCGTGACCAGTCAGAATCACGGTTACGCGGTGAGCGACAAGTCGCTGCCGCGGGACTTCGAACCCTGGTTCGTCAACCTCAACGACGGCACGAACGAGGGCATTCGCGCCCGATTCAAGCCGCATTTCAGCGTGCAGTTCCATCCCGAGGCCGCCCCCGGCCCAAAGGACACCGGCTTTCTCTTCGACGAGTTCTTACGCCTG
It contains:
- a CDS encoding CehA/McbA family metallohydrolase, which produces MCHEVDLPQRPARIHLLSSPRCAPAISPPAPLALLGLAPLLAVACGSDGGGGGGGKKPEACPKEGEGFTAGDPTGHADPFGAKAASQARAGRITSEAQVVQPAHGRQRVRVGDFVLANERISAYVEDKGLSDGYARFGGELLAIDRVGDDGRPVGNSYYVETLMALSTSMVDPDSVSVINDGSDGKAAIVRVAGQLKPIPFLDGSLGALFPRRYDQMAAYEYVLEPGSDKLLIRIGMKNPTEEPIATSTEKFSDEMHGFFQSNLNQFVTAERGFESGGGKVAFAGFVTDFSSFAWRVPGSTKLEIGADIKGFVYSLGPGFVAEACKSTWHDYAEVIPGGPDLDGAREAVRVADGLPSRSLTGVVKDGDGSPVEGAYVHALDDAGAYVSRTRSDASGKYTLHTDPGLAVKLVAQKTGYALTKEVSVAGDASSQDLTLAPHGTIHVTAKDKTSGKALPVRVQIIPKVAVAGAPPAFGVEGEANGRLLVERAISGEATLRVPPGEHRVVVTRGWEWELLDTTVNVAAGQTAEVVADLEHSVDSTGWMCADFHIHSWFSADSNDPVNDKVMSAVTDGLEIPVSSEHEWVIDFQPIVEKLGLKDWAFGMPSEELTTFTWGHFGVVPLFPKPDEVNNGAIEWTGKKPPEMFADVQGRPENPVLIVNHPSQGAFTSYFDQAAFDDVTAVGKQKEIWSTDFDAVEVWSGDSFEESRSSSVRDWFGLLNAGHTMWGVGSSDTHHIRTKAPGYPRTCLYFGHDDPTKLSANAVRDVLAKGVATVSGGLFMTVEGPGGVKPGSTVAGIPATADFTVTVQTASFVDATELEIFVNGVTQKTEPLAPLGAGPGKKFVNPVTVTLDPSKKRNYVVFHAKGEKDMDPLSGKMPFAASNPVFFE
- the carA gene encoding glutamine-hydrolyzing carbamoyl-phosphate synthase small subunit, producing the protein MKLLLEDGTELEGSSFGADRAVAGEVVFSTAMTGYVETLTDPSFRGQILLLTYPLQGNYGVPAPRAADSLERPFESSHIQVQGLVVQSYVSTPSHATAARSLGQWLVDEDVPGITGIDTRALTQKLREHGTLKGWLLPNGATQDHAHAIDMQADLFRLVAPKEPIRYAGPADGPEVLLIDVGAKDNIVRSLLEHGASVTRAPWHADLAKLAQRADGVLLGNGPGDPKHLGSLIEQVRALLARGNLPIFGVCLGNQILALAAGGDTYKLPYGHRGVNQSVQDLGSRRCFVTSQNHGYAVSDKSLPRDFEPWFVNLNDGTNEGIRARFKPHFSVQFHPEAAPGPKDTGFLFDEFLRLASSQRSVR